The Pseudomonas sp. HOU2 DNA window CTCGTCCGGCGACCCCGGAGTGTTCGCCATGGCCGCAGCGGTGCTCGAAGCATTGCACGAGTCGACCGATCCAGCCTGGCACAGCGTCGAGCTGGAAATCCTGCCGGGGGTGTCCGCTTCGCTCGCCACGGCCGCACAAGCAGGCGCGCCACTGGGACATGACTTCTGCGTGATGTCGCTGTCGGACAACCTCAAACCGTGGTCGATCATTGAAAAGCGTCTGGATCTGGCGGCCGAGGCCGATCTGGCGCTGGCCTTCTACAACCCGATCTCCCGCGCGCGTCCCTGGCAATTGGGGCGCGCGCTGGAAATCGTCGCGCAACATCGCACTGCGGCGACGCCCGTGGTATTGGGGCGCGACATCGGTCGTCCGGGGCAGACCCTGCGCGTGACGACACTGGGGCAACTGACCCCGGATCAGGTGGACATGCGCACCATGGTGCTGGTTGGTTCTTCAACGACGTGCACCTTTCCCAAGGCTGAAGGTGGCGAGTGGGTCTACACGCCGCGCTGGTACGGCGAAAAACCGCAGGCATGAAGGAGTGGCGAGAGAGAAACCTCTCTTGCCATGCGCATTTTTCCGCGCGATTGTTTCCGGATCTGACCGCGTCATATTGTTCAACGGGACTTGTAGGATCGGCTCCGCTTTTGCGTGGGAGTATTCTCGTTGGTTACATTCTGTTCGACTTATCTTGAATGCTGATAAACAGACCTGAATTTCCAGTTCTGATAATGTCGCGTTCTGCTCAGGTATGTTTGATTTGTACATTGATTATCGAAATAACTGGTTGCTGTTACATGCGCTATCAGTTGCTTTTTAGTGGTCGATTTTGACATGTGTTGAAAGTTTTGAAGTTTGAGCTCCGATTTGTCAGAAGTTAGTTTGCTCTCCATGCAGGTGCCAGCGGGCACTCGTTAATGGTCAGGGCAAAGGAGAAACTTTCATGCAGGATCGAAGACCTCAAGACGCCAGCGGTTTTGTCAAATTCATCAACTTGTTCAAACAGGCTGATCTGGAACAGGCCATGTCGGCGCACCGCAATAGTGATTCTTATCAGTCAGTGTTGCGTTATTACTTTGCCTGTATCGGCTTACTCGATTCACCACGACTGATCGAGCCCTTGGCACTGCTCAAACAGTCGATCGGCCAGTTGATTGGTGCCCCACGCGAACACCAGCCTGATAGCCAGCCTGCACGGTTATTGCGTATCTATGACAGCATTCAAGCCTTCGAAACCCGGTTGCAAAACAGTTTGGCTTACGCGAAGAGCACCCCGACTGCCGTGCCCAGGAATCTGCACTTTGTCTGGCTCGGTGGTGGAGTGGGCGAGATACAGCGTGACTACCTCAACCTCTGGAAACAGGTGCTGAACGGGCAAGGTTACAGTCTGCATCTCTGGTATGACAGCGACGCGTTGTTGGCCTGGCAAACCAACAAGCTGATCGTCGAGGCGGCCAAGGCTGACGCCCTGCAACAGGATGGCAGCGACAGTGTTTCCACAGACCAGCTGAGCACGCTGTACGAAGAACGGGCCATCGTCCTTAAACAACAGATGTCCATGCACATCGATGCCGCATTGGCGCAGGGACTTTCAGCCGATGAAGCACGGATCGATCTGTTGGCTCGCGCCTATGGGCAGGACGCCGCGCAACTGGAGACGTTGATCGAGCAAAACCGCCGCAGTCTGCTCGAGCTCGCAGGAGGCGACCTGCAGTTGCGCGATTTGAACGCCCTGGATACTCCGCTGCAGTTGCAGGATATCTACGAGCGCGAAATCCGGTTGCGCGGCAATCTGGCCGCTGCTTCCGATGTGGTGCGCGCCGAGGCCCTGTACGATGAGGGCGGCGGTTATGCCGATGTTGATAATCTGCCGCCACTGGTCAAGACCCTGGGCGGCGTTGATATCAGCGGGTTTGACCCCCGGGCACGCGTTGGCGTTCTGCAACTGCTGCTCGATCACAATCGGCACTGGATGCCTGCACGCGAGGCGCTGCGCCACCAGTACACTGATTATCTGGCAAGCATTCCCGAGCAACACCGCGCCGCGCTTGAGACGTTTGCCCGGCAGCAACCGGCGCTGAATGAAGTGTTCCAGGCGCCAGCCGAGCTGCTCGTGCGCCCACAGGACTTGCGAGCAGTTGCTGTGCAGGGCTCTCTGAGCAATTCCTTTCTGATGGCCCATGCCCGATCGCCGATGCTCAAAAGCGTGATCGACCGGTTTCGCTTCAACTATGACTTCATCGACCTGACGGCTCGACTGGCGGCCACGCGCGGTGTTGCGCTGAGCGATTTCCACGGCATGTCGACGCTTGCGCGCGAGGTATTCGAGGAAAACTGCGGGCCCATTTCTGCTCTGTCCTCGATCGAAGGTTCTACGGCTAACGAACTGATTCTGGCGGTCGCCGGGCATTTTGAAGACGGCATCCGTCCGCAGAGCGAATGGACGATTTTTCTGACTGGCCCGACCGCGATGCGTGCTGGCATGCGCGATTATGAGCGGCACAACTTCGTCCCGCGTGAAGATGAGACCGTGCGCCTCGAGACTGCCATAGAACCGCTCTGGATGATCAATGACAAGACCGAGGAGGAGCAGGATCACTCTTGGAAAGACAACGCCGGCGATGACGAACAATGGGTCATCGACGAGCAGCAGCGTTGGCGACAAGGACGCTTCAGTGTCCGTTACAACGGTGATGTTGCAGCCTTGCTCAAGCAGCAGACTGTGACGTTCGAAGAGGGTTGGCCGATCATCGAGGGGCGGCCGGTGCTGCTGACGGAGGTCTTGCAAGGAATGATCGACCGACTCGGTGCACCGTTCCTGGCGGCGATGAGGCAAGGTCATAACGGTCCGCTGATTTTTCCCGCAGGGCCGGGGCTGGGTTTCGATGAACGTCAGGCCATCAAGGCCCAGCCTGTCAACTTGCAAGCTCCGGCGTCGCTCAGCGATACGCGGATTCAGGGACTGGCGCTGGATGAGTTGCTAAGCGGTATTGCCGAGGGTTCGCTGCAGTTCTTCCAGGTCAGCCCTTTGCAACGGGTGGTGTTGGGACAGCTGCTCGGCGCACGTTCACTGGATAACTCAAGCTTCACGCAACTTGCCGCCGAACTCGAAAACCTCGCCAACAGCGTTGCCGAGGTAGGAGCGTCGGTGCGTTATGCGGCCATTGAACGCCATCTGTATCAGCATCGGGCGCCGCAATTCATGGCCGGTCTCGCCAGCCATGTCGACCAACCGATGGTGTCGTCGGACAGCGCGTTGACGTTGAAACGAGCCGCGCTGTCGCAGGCGCATACGCTGTTTCAATGGGGGCGTCATGTTGCCCATATCCAGACCATCGCCACCCGTGAGCATCGTGAGCAGGTGATCCTGCGGCTGGGTCAGGTACTGGGGCAAATCGAGGCCAGTGACGTCAAGCTGGTGCCGCAGGATCTGTTGCTCCAGGGGCCGGGTGATCCCGGTGGCCGCTGTTACCCGCTGGCGCTGATCATGAGCGCTGCTCTGGAGCACGGCGATGCAGCGTCGCGACGTTTGCGCGAGCGATTTTTCCTGACCACTGCCGAGCCGCAGCAACCCGATTCAATGGTATTTCTGGAAGCACTCGAGGAATTGCGCGACGTGCAATTGCACGACATCGGCAAGCCGCTGGGGCGTGTCGAACTGCAGCAGCTTGGCGCAACGCTGGAAGGGTTCGCCAGCTCGCGCACGCTGATGCTCAATTCGGACAACCACGCCATGCTGGTGGCGAAAATCTACAAGGGTGAACACGCCACCTATCACTTCTATGATCCCAATTTCGGCGTGTTCGAGTTCACCCAGGCGGACCAGTTCCAGCGGGCACTGACCGACCTGTTCCAGAAGCAGGGCATGGCGAAATACTATGCGGCCTACGGCGACGCCGCCCGCCCGACGTTTGATCTGATCGAGCTGCAGGGGCAAAAGATATCGGCTCTGAACCTGTCTGGCGGATTTCATGTCGGGCAACTGCTGGAGTCCGACAATGTCCTGTCGGAACAGACGCAACGGCCGATCCGTCGGCGCCTGAGCAGTGCCCGCGGCCATTCGCTGGTCAGCAATCCGCATCTGGGACGCAGCCTGCGCGAGCTGGACAGTCACTGGTGGGGACATCAGATTGCCCTGGCGACTGACGCTTTACAGGCCTTGCATGCTTCGGCAAAACCGCTGGTGCCGGTCTTCGAAACCCTGGAGATAACGCCCACCGGCGAGTACCGGATCAACCTGATCGATCCGTCGCAGGCCGAGCATGTGGTGCAGGTGGTCAGCACCGATCATCGTCTGCTGCGCATCAGAAATTACCTGTCGGAGCAGTTTTCGGCACTTGGCACTCGAGCCGCGCCGCAGATGGCAGAGGCGGGTGCCGTTCACACCCTCAATACCGGCTTCACGATTCAGGCACTGATGAACGTCCTGCGTGGACGAGAGGGGGATGACCGCACCTTGACCACCGCCGTGCGGTTGCACGCTTACGTCAATTACGCACAACTGGTGCACGGCAATGTCACGGACGTCGCCGGCCTGATCAATCTGATCAAAACCGCACTCAATGAAGAGAAGATCATCGCCCGTACCTGTGCGCCGGTGGTGGGCGAGGCGCTGGGACATGTTGCCAACGAAGGCGTGGGCGCGGTGCTGGGGCTGGCCAATGTCGGCTTCGACATCTATCAATTGGCGACCGCGGACAATGAGATCGAGCGCGCGCAGTTCGGTACCCAATTGGCCTTCGACTCCGCCAGTCTGGCGTTGACCGCCGGTGGCCTGGGAGCCGCCACGGCGGGCGCGGCGACTGCGGCAGCCGTGCTCGGCGGGGCCGGAGTGATTCTGGGCGGATTGGCCGTGGGGGTGGCGGCCCTGGCCCAGGGGTTTGCCAGGATCGCCGAGCAGGCGCAGGAGGTCGGGCTGTTTTTCGATGATCTGGAGCGGGCCTGTCGGGGTGTCGGTTATCGGTATGACGATGGGCTTGGGGCGTGGGTCGCTCACCCCTCGCTGGTCGTCCATGGCCTGGACTTCACTCGCGCCAGGATGGTGCTCGACAGTCCGAAGGTGTATCGGCTGCGCGATCATTTCGGAGTGCCGGATTTCAATCCGGATGATCAACAG harbors:
- a CDS encoding TcdA/TcdB pore-forming domain-containing protein, with amino-acid sequence MQDRRPQDASGFVKFINLFKQADLEQAMSAHRNSDSYQSVLRYYFACIGLLDSPRLIEPLALLKQSIGQLIGAPREHQPDSQPARLLRIYDSIQAFETRLQNSLAYAKSTPTAVPRNLHFVWLGGGVGEIQRDYLNLWKQVLNGQGYSLHLWYDSDALLAWQTNKLIVEAAKADALQQDGSDSVSTDQLSTLYEERAIVLKQQMSMHIDAALAQGLSADEARIDLLARAYGQDAAQLETLIEQNRRSLLELAGGDLQLRDLNALDTPLQLQDIYEREIRLRGNLAAASDVVRAEALYDEGGGYADVDNLPPLVKTLGGVDISGFDPRARVGVLQLLLDHNRHWMPAREALRHQYTDYLASIPEQHRAALETFARQQPALNEVFQAPAELLVRPQDLRAVAVQGSLSNSFLMAHARSPMLKSVIDRFRFNYDFIDLTARLAATRGVALSDFHGMSTLAREVFEENCGPISALSSIEGSTANELILAVAGHFEDGIRPQSEWTIFLTGPTAMRAGMRDYERHNFVPREDETVRLETAIEPLWMINDKTEEEQDHSWKDNAGDDEQWVIDEQQRWRQGRFSVRYNGDVAALLKQQTVTFEEGWPIIEGRPVLLTEVLQGMIDRLGAPFLAAMRQGHNGPLIFPAGPGLGFDERQAIKAQPVNLQAPASLSDTRIQGLALDELLSGIAEGSLQFFQVSPLQRVVLGQLLGARSLDNSSFTQLAAELENLANSVAEVGASVRYAAIERHLYQHRAPQFMAGLASHVDQPMVSSDSALTLKRAALSQAHTLFQWGRHVAHIQTIATREHREQVILRLGQVLGQIEASDVKLVPQDLLLQGPGDPGGRCYPLALIMSAALEHGDAASRRLRERFFLTTAEPQQPDSMVFLEALEELRDVQLHDIGKPLGRVELQQLGATLEGFASSRTLMLNSDNHAMLVAKIYKGEHATYHFYDPNFGVFEFTQADQFQRALTDLFQKQGMAKYYAAYGDAARPTFDLIELQGQKISALNLSGGFHVGQLLESDNVLSEQTQRPIRRRLSSARGHSLVSNPHLGRSLRELDSHWWGHQIALATDALQALHASAKPLVPVFETLEITPTGEYRINLIDPSQAEHVVQVVSTDHRLLRIRNYLSEQFSALGTRAAPQMAEAGAVHTLNTGFTIQALMNVLRGREGDDRTLTTAVRLHAYVNYAQLVHGNVTDVAGLINLIKTALNEEKIIARTCAPVVGEALGHVANEGVGAVLGLANVGFDIYQLATADNEIERAQFGTQLAFDSASLALTAGGLGAATAGAATAAAVLGGAGVILGGLAVGVAALAQGFARIAEQAQEVGLFFDDLERACRGVGYRYDDGLGAWVAHPSLVVHGLDFTRARMVLDSPKVYRLRDHFGVPDFNPDDQQALDLRRELGLPGYIRFDPPPTQLVVLPCTPTTYYGYEYKALPFSTLRHDTGFDTARKLEKKDAAGQWRFLFSFYSFPVHYIVNRLAPSYRPTVIEVRLDARERALAVPMMPPVWHDKVSYRIEGAGGACSLILNRGVNVQLQSPSLQLCRWNLLATWATESDVRIDVGGVLSVAGVQVTFDGKGRHEVMLQLNGQQLFKVNRSDRRLDIVGQSAPVGENEQSLLTHYQMLAREHRLVLPYTPVHHFPIPFEPEGQPRQTTAWYDAAGDRFLYIRSEEVLAADEMLLAAVVGDSAFFYEVHNYDIWQVDAVSGLLKYRYRLLVMEGQCSVRRIDVDAQGVLHIEQQWLGPDQQVTQLNYLIHEGLLQLVAVTREIDRDLGRRVFAHPTLTDWSVVLGHSFTLAPVPERAGVSTVDWQPAAYVSVCWAFDPDQRDLVWIRSRDLLCIHPFAFGHTRGWADSIKHLGELLLLPVDDEHELFFIYDRRAQKLCKVQRRGPAGSERWPAQWTHQWLQPDGLNDVVPVQDGYLALTDDGLFFNLSAEGEVLLGGLSERWLKGRAHWWQALESLATKYPVNSFAILGLRNAAGDRSLCAWFVDNRLLLCDPGHEREMRLLGVTPDNQAVWLLDVASGEICSQRFFDSRQLEPAFGDGAQLLASDVLPAPQAEWDDWRFSAVRNDGSGLCGTSFDGVSLKLRYQEAERVIGVDHHWASEHAAHLPQSLQALVETAEHEPYIVVESGAGNLQWFDVANAQLIRVAGQDLPHDCELLGTRHRHVLLHEPQAHRVHVYPGQQSIGPFEYMRRDAEVLVVEGQSKVEDLLPLIADDVSCLVLRLGQGGVTYHLSRACWLRLDSVIVDCRHPLGEVPAIPGKLVWALDAPQTLQLSFVDEHLLIVDPDRQHSLILRDVCSVDPAMRGDVFLGFEGGRSHAVSSLVQRLREIVGADDADGGATLAQLLSAVPA